Proteins found in one Neofelis nebulosa isolate mNeoNeb1 chromosome 3, mNeoNeb1.pri, whole genome shotgun sequence genomic segment:
- the RBM46 gene encoding probable RNA-binding protein 46 isoform X3 has product MNEENIDGINGCSKVRTGTQNEAALLALMEKTGYNMVQENGQRKFGGPPPGWEGPPPPRGCEVFVGKIPRDMYEDELVPVFERAGKIYEFRLMMEFSGENRGYAFVMYTTKEEAQLAIRILNNYEIRPGKFIGVCVSLDNCRLFIGAIPKEKKKEEILDEMKKVTEGVVDVIVYPSATDKTKNRGFAFVEYESHRAAAMARRKLIPGTFQLWGHTIQVDWADPEKEVDEETMQRVKVLYVRNLMISTTEETIKAEFNKFKPGAVERVKKLRDYAFVHFFNREDAVAIMSVMNGKCIDGTSIEVTLAKPVNKESTWRQHLNGQISPNSENLIVFANKEESHPKTLGKPPTLPARLNGQHSPSPPEIERCTYPFFPGTKLTPISMYSLKSNHFNSAVMHLDYYCNKNNWAPPEYYLYSTTSQDGKVLLVYKIVIPAIANGSQSYFMPDKLCTTLEDAKELAAQFTLLHLEPLVQH; this is encoded by the exons atgaatgaagaaaacatagatggaaTAAATGGATGCAGTAAAGTCAGAACTGGTACTCAGAATGAAGCAGCATTACTTGCTTTGATGGAAAAGACTGGTTACAACATGGTtcaagaaaatgggcaaaggaaattTGGTGGTCCTCCTCCAG gtTGGGAAGGTCCACCTCCACCTAGAGGCTGTGAAGTTTTTGTAGGAAAAATACCTCGTGATATGTATGAAGATGAGTTAGTTCCTGTATTTGAAAGAGCTGGAAAGATATATGAATTTCGACTTATGATGGAATTTAGTGGTGAAAACCGCGGTTATGCTTTTGTGATGTACACTACAAAAGAAGAAGCGCAATTAGCCATCAGAATTCTTAATAATTATGAGATTCGACCAGGGAAGTTTATTGGTGTGTGTGTAAGCTTGGATAATTGCAGGCTATTTATTGGAGCTATTcctaaggaaaagaagaaagaagaaattttggatgaaatgaagaaagttaCAGAAGGAGTTGTAGATGTCATTGTTTATCCAAGTGCAACTGATAAGACCAAAAATCGTGGTTTTGCATTTGTTGAATATGAATCTCACAGAGCTGCTGCTATGGCTAGGAGAAAACTAATCCCAG GTACATTCCAACTATGGGGCCATACCATTCAGGTAGATTGGGCTGACCCAGAGAAAGAGGTTGACGAGGAAACAATGCAGAGAGTTAAAGTTCTCTATGTAAGAAATTTAATGATCTCAACTACAGAGGAAACAATTAAAGCAGAATTCAACAAATTCAAACCTGGTGCCGTTGAACGAGTAAAGAAACTTAGAGATTATgcttttgttcactttttcaaCCGAGAAGATGCAGTGGCTATTATGTCTGTTATGAATGGAAAATGCATTGATGGAACAAGTATTGAGGTAACACTGGCAAAACCAGTAAATAAAGAAAGCACTTGGAGACAGCACCTTAATGGCCAGATTAGCCCTAATTCTGAAAACTTGATTGTGTTTGCTAACAAAGAAGAGAGCCACCCAAAAACTCTAGGCAAGCCACCAACTCTTCCAGCTCGTCTCAATGGTCAGCATAGCCCAAGTCCTCCTGAAATCGAAAGATGCACTTATCCATTTTTTCCTGGAACAAAGCTTACTCCAATTAGTATGTATTCTTTAAAATCCAATCATTTCAATTCTGCAGTAATGCATTTGGATTATTACTGCAACAAAAATAATTGGGCACCAccagaatattatttatattcaacAACAAGTCAAGATGGGAAAGTACTCTTGGTATATAAAATTGTTATTCCTGCTATTGCAAATGGATCCCAGAGTTATTTTATGCCTGACAAACTCTGTACTACCTTAGAAGATGCAAAGGAACTGGCAGCCCAGTTTACGCTACTTCATTTGG aaccGCTTGTCCAGCATTGA
- the RBM46 gene encoding probable RNA-binding protein 46 isoform X2, protein MNEENIDGINGCSKVRTGTQNEAALLALMEKTGYNMVQENGQRKFGGPPPGWEGPPPPRGCEVFVGKIPRDMYEDELVPVFERAGKIYEFRLMMEFSGENRGYAFVMYTTKEEAQLAIRILNNYEIRPGKFIGVCVSLDNCRLFIGAIPKEKKKEEILDEMKKVTEGVVDVIVYPSATDKTKNRGFAFVEYESHRAAAMARRKLIPGTFQLWGHTIQVDWADPEKEVDEETMQRVKVLYVRNLMISTTEETIKAEFNKFKPGAVERVKKLRDYAFVHFFNREDAVAIMSVMNGKCIDGTSIEVTLAKPVNKESTWRQHLNGQISPNSENLIVFANKEESHPKTLGKPPTLPARLNGQHSPSPPEIERCTYPFFPGTKLTPISMYSLKSNHFNSAVMHLDYYCNKNNWAPPEYYLYSTTSQDGKVLLVYKIVIPAIANGSQSYFMPDKLCTTLEDAKELAAQFTLLHLDREHSLFSLDLYRRIWRK, encoded by the exons atgaatgaagaaaacatagatggaaTAAATGGATGCAGTAAAGTCAGAACTGGTACTCAGAATGAAGCAGCATTACTTGCTTTGATGGAAAAGACTGGTTACAACATGGTtcaagaaaatgggcaaaggaaattTGGTGGTCCTCCTCCAG gtTGGGAAGGTCCACCTCCACCTAGAGGCTGTGAAGTTTTTGTAGGAAAAATACCTCGTGATATGTATGAAGATGAGTTAGTTCCTGTATTTGAAAGAGCTGGAAAGATATATGAATTTCGACTTATGATGGAATTTAGTGGTGAAAACCGCGGTTATGCTTTTGTGATGTACACTACAAAAGAAGAAGCGCAATTAGCCATCAGAATTCTTAATAATTATGAGATTCGACCAGGGAAGTTTATTGGTGTGTGTGTAAGCTTGGATAATTGCAGGCTATTTATTGGAGCTATTcctaaggaaaagaagaaagaagaaattttggatgaaatgaagaaagttaCAGAAGGAGTTGTAGATGTCATTGTTTATCCAAGTGCAACTGATAAGACCAAAAATCGTGGTTTTGCATTTGTTGAATATGAATCTCACAGAGCTGCTGCTATGGCTAGGAGAAAACTAATCCCAG GTACATTCCAACTATGGGGCCATACCATTCAGGTAGATTGGGCTGACCCAGAGAAAGAGGTTGACGAGGAAACAATGCAGAGAGTTAAAGTTCTCTATGTAAGAAATTTAATGATCTCAACTACAGAGGAAACAATTAAAGCAGAATTCAACAAATTCAAACCTGGTGCCGTTGAACGAGTAAAGAAACTTAGAGATTATgcttttgttcactttttcaaCCGAGAAGATGCAGTGGCTATTATGTCTGTTATGAATGGAAAATGCATTGATGGAACAAGTATTGAGGTAACACTGGCAAAACCAGTAAATAAAGAAAGCACTTGGAGACAGCACCTTAATGGCCAGATTAGCCCTAATTCTGAAAACTTGATTGTGTTTGCTAACAAAGAAGAGAGCCACCCAAAAACTCTAGGCAAGCCACCAACTCTTCCAGCTCGTCTCAATGGTCAGCATAGCCCAAGTCCTCCTGAAATCGAAAGATGCACTTATCCATTTTTTCCTGGAACAAAGCTTACTCCAATTAGTATGTATTCTTTAAAATCCAATCATTTCAATTCTGCAGTAATGCATTTGGATTATTACTGCAACAAAAATAATTGGGCACCAccagaatattatttatattcaacAACAAGTCAAGATGGGAAAGTACTCTTGGTATATAAAATTGTTATTCCTGCTATTGCAAATGGATCCCAGAGTTATTTTATGCCTGACAAACTCTGTACTACCTTAGAAGATGCAAAGGAACTGGCAGCCCAGTTTACGCTACTTCATTTGG ACAGggaacacagtctcttcagcctGGACCTATATAgaagaatttggagaaaataa